One Pseudomonadota bacterium DNA segment encodes these proteins:
- a CDS encoding long-chain fatty acid--CoA ligase, producing MLRGQMMDTPLMISGILAHAAQAHGEQEIVTRTVEGPIHRYTYRDCYARTQQLAHALIALGVEPGDRIATFAWNTYRHVELYYGISGIGAVCHTVNPRLFHDQLEYIVNHAEDRFIFVDLNLVELLEGLADKFPKVEGYVVMTDREHMPETSLKNAMCYEDLLEGQPESYDWPLFDENTAAAMCYTSGTTGNPKGALYSHRSTVLHAMGLLAAGTLTMDSATCVLPVVPMFHVQAWGQAYAAPICGAKMVMPGFRLDPASLVELFDSENVNLTLGVPTIWLGLLNHLNETGTKLPPGFVLVSGGAAAPLSMIKAYEEDHGITYVQGWGMTETSPVCAAGGEGPGFAELGEDTRYARKMKQRRLFGVELRILDDDHKDVAHDGESSGELVCRGPWIASGYYNDDEASKAAITEDGWFRTGDVATIDDESLLQITDRTKDLIKSGGEWISSIDLESAVMGHPDVEEAAAIAMPHPKWTERPMLVIVSRDGSNLTADGVRAHLDGQVAKWWMPDDIAFVDELPHTATGKVSKLQLRERFKDHKLPTI from the coding sequence ATGTTGCGCGGACAGATGATGGATACGCCGCTGATGATCTCCGGGATCTTGGCGCATGCGGCCCAGGCGCACGGCGAGCAGGAGATCGTGACCCGCACGGTTGAGGGGCCGATCCATCGCTACACCTACCGCGATTGTTATGCGCGGACGCAACAGTTGGCGCACGCGCTCATCGCGCTTGGTGTCGAACCGGGCGACCGGATTGCCACCTTCGCCTGGAACACCTACCGCCATGTCGAACTCTATTACGGCATCTCTGGCATCGGCGCGGTCTGCCATACGGTCAACCCGCGTCTGTTTCACGACCAGTTGGAGTACATCGTCAACCACGCCGAAGACCGCTTCATCTTTGTCGACCTGAACCTCGTCGAACTGCTGGAGGGATTGGCGGATAAGTTCCCCAAGGTCGAAGGCTATGTCGTCATGACCGATCGGGAGCATATGCCGGAGACCAGCCTGAAGAACGCCATGTGCTACGAGGATCTCCTGGAAGGTCAGCCGGAGAGCTATGACTGGCCGCTGTTCGACGAGAACACGGCGGCCGCCATGTGTTACACCTCGGGCACCACAGGCAACCCCAAGGGCGCGCTCTATAGCCACCGCTCGACCGTGCTTCATGCGATGGGGCTTCTGGCCGCCGGCACGTTGACCATGGACTCAGCGACATGCGTGCTGCCAGTCGTTCCCATGTTCCACGTCCAGGCCTGGGGTCAGGCCTATGCCGCGCCGATCTGCGGCGCCAAGATGGTCATGCCGGGATTTCGTTTGGATCCCGCCAGTCTTGTTGAGCTGTTCGATAGCGAAAACGTCAATCTGACGCTCGGTGTGCCCACCATATGGCTGGGCTTGTTGAACCACCTGAACGAAACAGGCACGAAACTGCCGCCGGGCTTCGTGTTGGTCAGCGGCGGTGCAGCGGCGCCGCTTTCCATGATCAAAGCCTATGAAGAAGACCACGGCATCACCTATGTCCAAGGCTGGGGCATGACCGAAACCAGCCCGGTCTGTGCCGCCGGCGGCGAGGGACCAGGGTTCGCCGAGCTTGGCGAAGACACCCGCTACGCCCGCAAAATGAAACAGCGTCGCCTTTTTGGCGTCGAGCTTCGTATCCTGGACGACGACCACAAGGACGTCGCCCATGACGGCGAGTCGTCCGGCGAGCTGGTATGCCGCGGCCCATGGATCGCCAGTGGTTACTACAACGACGATGAGGCGTCTAAGGCTGCGATCACCGAGGACGGTTGGTTCCGCACCGGCGATGTCGCGACAATTGACGATGAGTCGCTATTGCAGATCACCGACCGCACCAAGGACCTTATCAAATCGGGCGGCGAGTGGATCAGTTCGATCGACCTTGAAAGCGCGGTCATGGGGCATCCGGACGTGGAAGAGGCCGCCGCGATCGCCATGCCCCATCCGAAATGGACCGAGCGACCCATGCTGGTCATCGTGTCACGCGATGGCAGTAACTTGACCGCCGACGGTGTACGCGCGCATCTGGATGGACAGGTCGCCAAGTGGTGGATGCCCGACGACATCGCATTCGTCGACGAGCTGCCGCATACCGCGACCGGCAAAGTCTCCAAACTGCAACTGCGCGAGCGTTTCAAAGATCATAAACTACCGACCATCTAG